The Tistrella bauzanensis sequence TCGATCTTCGACGTGCCATCCAGATTGAGCGACGTGTTGCCAGACCCTTGAATCAATCGGTCGATATCCTGGCTGAAATAGCCGAGATCGGCGGTGATGCGACCGCCAAGGAAGGATTGCTCGACGCCCGCATCCCAGCCGCGCGCCCGTTCGGGCTTCAGGTCTGGATTTCCCCGATAGCTGGCCGAATAGCCGAACAATTCAAACAGGGTCGGGTTCTTCACCCCGGTGCCATAGGATGTGCGCAGCCGCGTGCCGGTGCCGTCGATCACCCAGGCCGCGGTCAGCCGGTAGGTGGCGGCATCATCGAACAACTCGTTCTGATCCACCCGGCCGGCCACCGACAGGAACAGGCTGTTGAACAAGCCCAGCCGGTATTCGGCGGCATAGCCAGTGGCATCGAAGGCCCGATCGACCGACGACCAGTCGCTGTGGGTGCGCACGGTCTCGCGCTCATACTCCGCCGCCAGACTGATATCGTGGCTGGCGGGCAGGCCGGTGGTGGTGTCGAAACTGTAATCGGTCTGATAATCGGTCTTCAGGCGTCGCCCCAGATAGGTGCTCGACACCGAGCCGTTCGCGCGATAGTCGCGGTCGTGTTCGGTGTGGGCCAGGCCGAGCTTGTGGCGCCACCGGCCATCGGCCATGGCATAGCGGGCCTCGGCGCGTGCGAAGCTCTGGGTGCCGCGGGTCTCTTCGTCGCCGTCGACGGGCAGGGTGGAATAGCCATCACCTTCAGCATGATAGCGCAGGGTTCTGCCAACCAGGGCGAATTCCAGATCCTCGGTCGGCCGCCAGCCGAATTTCGCGAAGGCCGATCGGTTGCGATAGCCGTCGGTCTCAGGATTGCCCGCCCGCTCGTCGGCGACCGAGATGCCGTCGGTGCGGAAGCTCTGCACCGAGACCATGCCGTCGAAGATCTCGTCGCCATAGGACAGGCTGCCAGCCGCCTCGCGGGTCTCGAAGCCGCCGGCCTCGGTCCGCAGACTGCCCGACAGCGGGCCGGCGCCGCGCTTCGTCGTGATGTCGATCACCCCGCCCATGGCGTCCGATCCGTACAGCGCGCTCTGGGGGCCGCGCAGAACCTCGATCCGCTCCACCTCATAGGCCAGCAGATGGGCGAAATCGAATTCCGAGCCGGCCGACGGGTCCGATACCTCAATGCCGTCGATCCGCACCAGGGTCTGATTGCCTTCCGATCCACGGATGCGGATCTGCGACAGGCCACCGACCGAGCCGGTGCGGCTGACCGCGACGCCGGGCACCAGCCGCAGGGCGTCGTCGACATGGCGGATCTGAAGCGCGTCGAGCTGCTCGCCGGTGATGACCGTCACCGCACTGCCGATCGCGGCCAGCGGCGTGGGCGTGCGCGCGGCCGACACCGAGATCGGGCCGAGCGGTGTGACCTCGTCATCGGAGGCAGCCTGTGCAATGGGGGACGACAGGCCGGCGGCGAGCGCGGCTGTCAGAATGGCGGCCGTGGTGACATGGCGGTTGGCTGGCTGGCGGCGGACGGAGTCCGGGCGGCGGACGTGGGCAGTGGTATCAGGCACCGATAGACCTCGTTCAGCAACGTCGACCGGTCACTGCGAACGAGGCCAGCATGGTATGCGGCTTTGTGCCTGTTGGAACCGTGCCTGAAGGAAGACGGGTGTCCGGGGGCCCTGACGCCGCCACCGCTTGCAAAAACCCATCGGTACACCCCGCCCGACGTGCTCGCCCGTGACCGCGAATGACGGCAGGTCTCCTGGCTCGCAGGTCATCGCACCGCCATCGCCTTCCCGGCCTCGATGGACCAGTGGCAGTCAGGATGGGGCACTCGCTGCTTACAGTTGCGGGGGCAGCCGCGGAATTGCGATCGCCGGCTTCGGCCGTGATCGCGCACCGCATTCCCTTTTCATCCCCGACCGACCAGGTCGATCGCGGACACCATCAGTGGCGCCATGGTTGCGCAATCGGGGTGCGTCTGGCAAGAGCATATCGCAGGGCGTCAGGGCGTCAGGGCGTTTCGCGATGGCGGGCCGGCCAGCCACGGACATGGCGGTCCTGGCGACTATTTGCCCGGCATCCGGCGCAGAAGCGCATCCGCCCAGGATGCCGGCAGGGCTGCCAGCAGCCAGACCACCGCGGCCAGTTGCCAGGGAAAGGCGATCCGGGCGCGATTGCGACAGAGTCCCCGGCGGATGATGGCGGCGGCGCGATCGGCCTCCATCAGGTACGGCATCGGAAAGCGGTTGCGCCCGGTCATCGGTGTCCGCACGAAGCCCGGGCAGACGACGGACACATGCAGGCCGCCCTTGGCGAGGCGCGGTCGCAGACCTTCGCCCCAGGCCTTGACGGCGGCCTTTGATGCGGCATAGGCGGGGGCACCGGGCTGGCCGCGATAACCGGCCAGGCTTGAGATGATCGCAATCGCCCCGCGTCCCCGGCCCAGCATCAGATTGGCGGCCGGCAACACGGTATTGACCACGCCGTCGACATTGACCGCGAAGATCGCGCGCGTGACATCGGCCGAAACGGTGCCGCCCGATGCCGCCTCGTTTCCCGATATGCCGGCATTGGCGATGACCAGATCCAGGGGAAAGGTCGTGTCGGCGCGGGTGAGCCAGTCTGCCATGGCCCCGGCATCGGTCACGTCGAACAGGGCCGTGTCGACCGTGGCACCGCTGGCGCGGGCGGCGGCGGCCACACTGTCCAGGCGGGCCGCGTCGCGTCCGTGCAGCGCCAGCCTGACGCCCGGCGCGGCATAGGCCCGGACCAGTGCGGCGCCGAGCCCGCTGGAAGCACCGGTGATGGCGATGTGGCGGGGCGACAGGTGGTCGCGTGGCGGGCGGGTCGCGTCGGACATCTGTGGCAATCGCTGCTTGGCGGGGGCTTGCGGGGTTCGTATAGTCCGCCGATCATCGCTCATCCTCAGGAGATTGGCCATGGCGCTCGCCAGCATGACGGGATTTGCCCGCGCCGACGCCGGCGATGCGCGCTACCGCTGGAGTTGGGAGGTCAAGAGCGTCAATGGCCGCTCGCTGGATCTCCGCATCCGCCTTGCCGCCGGCTTCGATCAGTTCGAGCCGGTGATCCGCCGGGTGGCCCAGGACCGGCTGCGGCGCGGCCATGTCAGCGTGCAGCTTGCGATGGTGGTCCATGCCCGCGGCACCCGGCTGCGCCTGGACCCGGATGTGGCCGACGGGCTGGGCGAGGTGATCGCCGATCTGCAGCGGCGTTTTCCCAAGGCCAAGGCGCCGCGGATCGATGGTCTGCTGCGCGTGCCCGGCTTGATCCAGGCCGTGGAGCACGAGGAAAGCGAAGCCGCCCGCGCCACCCGCGAGCACGCGATGACCGACAGCCTGATCGTGGCCTTCGACCGGCTGGTCGCGGCGCGCGCCCAGGAAGGTGCCGCCCTCGCCCGGCTGATCGACGAGCATATCGATGCGATCGGCGGCCTGATCGCCGATGCCCGGGCGACCGCCGCCGCCCAGCCCGAGGTGATCCGCAACCGGCTGGACGATCTGATCCACAGCCTGCTGCACGACCGCGCCGGCCTGTCGGAAGACAGGATCATCCAGGAAGCGGCCGTGCTCGCCGCCAAGGCCGATATCCGCGAGGAACTGGACCGGCTGGATGCCCATGTCGCCCAGGCACGGGCGCTGTGTGCCGACGACGAACCGGTCGGCCGTCAGCTCGATTTTCTGGCCCAGGAGTTCAACCGCGAGGCCAATACGCTGTGCTCGAAATCCTCGGACACCACGCTGACCCGCATCGGGCTGGCGCTGAAGACCCGGATCGACCAGTTGCGCGAACAGATCCAGAATGTTGAGTAAGATCCTTCATATAAAAGGATCTTTTGGAATGATGGAAGCGAGACACGTGATGCAGACTGCCGGACCGGCCCAGGTGTGGGCATGAGTGATGCCGCCACCACCAGCCGCCGCCTTCCCCATGACCGGCGCCGTGGCCTGATGCTGGTGCTGTCATCGCCATCGGGCGCCGGCAAGACCACCCTGTCGCGGCGGTTGCTGGCCAGTGATGACGATATTGCATTGTCGGTATCGGTGACCACGCGCGCGAAGCGGCCGGGTGAAGTGGATGGGGTGGATTATCACTTCATCGACAAGGCGGCGTTCCAGCGGATGGTCGGTGACGATGCCCTGCTGGAACATGCGACCGTGTTCGAGAACAGCTATGGCACCCCGCGCGCGGCGGTGGAGGCGACATTGGCATCCGGCCGTGACGTCCTGTTCGATATCGACTGGCAGGGCACTCAGCAGCTGGCAGATCGGGCGCGCGACGATCTGGTGACGGTCTTCATCCTGCCGCCGTCGATCGTGGAACTGGAACGCCGGCTGACCACCCGTGCCCAGGACAGCGCCGAGGTGGTGGCCAGGCGGATGGCCAAGGCGGCTGATGAAATGAGCCACTACGCCGAATACGATTATGTGCTGGTGAACGATGATGTCGATCGCAGCCTGGCCAATCTGGAGGCGATCCTGCGCGCGGAGCGCCTGCGCCGCAAGCGCCAGCTCGGCTTGAGCGGTTTCGTGAATGGCATGCGTGAGGATGCCGGTCGCTGAGCTTCGCTCTGTTGACCGTCAATCAGATCGGTCTGACCACAAACGACTGATGGCCCGCATCGGATATCCGGTGCAGGCCATCAGTGCGGTGTCGGGCAGGGCAGTGGCTCAGGCGAGCCCGAGCGCACCGCGTACCGCCGGCGACAACTGCACGACGAAATAGAGCACATAGGCAGCCAGGAACACACCGGCCTCGCGCCTGCCGATCCGCCAGCCGGTCCAGGCGAAGACCAGCAGCAGCCCGGTTGCCGCCGCCATCACCCAGATGTCGAGCGCCAGCACCTCGGGCGGGATGGCGATCGGCTGGACCAATGCCGTGACGCCGCCGATGCCGAGTGCGTTGAAGATATTGCTGCCGATGATATTGCCGAGGGCGACATCGCCATGCTTGCGCAGCGCCGCCATCACCGAGGTGACCAGTTCCGGCAGCGAGGTGCCGACGGCAACCAGGGTGAGGCCGATCACCGCTTCGGACAGGCCGAAGGTCCGCGCCACCTCGACCGCGCTTGAGATCAGGAAATTCGCCCCGAGCATCACGCCGGCGATTCCGATGGCTGTGATCAGCAGGCTGCGGCCGATACTGGCGGTTTTCACCGGCTCCTGATCTGCCACATAGTTCGCCTCGGCGGCGTGCATCCGGGCGGTGGCATCGTTCATCCGCTTGTCGGAGATATAGCTGAAGACCGTATAGCCGACCAGGCCGACCAGGAACAGCACACCGGCGGTCCGCCCCAATTCGCCGCCCAGGCAGGCGAGGATCAGCGCGAGTGTGGCCAGCGTCAGCATGGTGCCGTCGCGCTTGAACGCCTGCGGGGCAACCGCGATTGGCAGGATAAGCGCGGCAGCACCAAGAATCAGCAGGATATTGGCGATATTGCTGCCGACGATATTGCCGATGGCGATGCCTGGCGCCCCGCCCAGCGCCGCCTGAAGGCTTGCGACCAGTTCCGGTGTGGAGGTGCCGAAACCGACCAGGGTGAGGCCGATCACCATCGGCGAAATCCCCAGCCGGGTGGCGGTGCCCACCGCGCCGCGGACCAGAAGTTCGCCACCCAGAAACAACAATCCCAGGCCGGCGGCGAGCAGAAGATAGGTCATGCGGTCTCCCGTGTCGTGAATGGCACCCCGGAGACATGACGACGGCACGCGTCCACGCATGGGCCGCCATGGCTCGTCGCCAATTTCGGCGAGGGATCGCGCATTTTCAAGATGCGCCGTCGGGCATAAGCGCCCGTCGGCCGCGACCGGATGGCGATGGCGTCAGTCGCGGGCCGCAAGTGCCCGGGCAAGTGCGCAGAACCCCTCGACCGAGACCGTTTCGGCGCGCCGCGTGGGCTCGATACCGGCGGCGGCCAGCAGCGCTTCGGCATCACCCAGGCTTTTCAGGCTCTGGCGCAGCATCTTTCGACGCTGGCCGAAGCCCGCTGCCGTCACCGCCGACAGCAGGTGCAGATCGGCGGGCGCCAGCGGCTCGGGCCGGGTTTCATAGATCAGCACCGTCGACGTCACCTTGGGCGGTGGCGTGAAGGCGCGCGGGCCGATGTCGAAGCCTTTGGCGATGCGGAACCGCCATTGTGCCAGCACCGACAGCCGGCCATAGTCGCGCCCGCCGGGCTCGGCGATCAGCCGGTCGGCCACTTCCTTCTGGTACATCAGCACCATGCCGGCGATGCGTTCCGGGCGCTCGGCCCATTGCACGGTCAACTGGGTGGAGATGTTGTAGGGCAGGTTCGATGCGATCCAGCAACGGCCGGGATCGCCCGCCGCATCCAGCAGCGCCCCCGGATCCATGGTCAGCGCATCGGCCTCGATGATCGAGAACCGGCCGGGAAACGCCTCGACCAGCGGCTGCAGGGCCTGGACGGCGCGGGCATCACGTTCGATGGCGATCACCCGGGCGGCGGGGCCGGCCAGCAGGCCGCGGGTCAGCCCGCCGGGGCCGGGGCCCACCTCGATCACGGTGCCGCCGGCCAGGCCGCCGCGGCCCTCGGCCAGTCTGGCAATCCGCCGGGTCAGGTTCAGATCCAGCAGGAAATGCTGGCCCAGCGATTTGCGCGCATCCAGGCCGTTGGCCGCGATGACGTCGCGCAGCGGCGGCAGCGCCTCCAGCCGGGCGGCTGTGTCGTCTGGAATGGTGATGGCGGCAGGGCCGGTCGATGAAAATTCGTCGGTCATGGGGCTCCGGATCAGCCGGCGGCACGTCTGCGTGCGGCGCTCATCAGGCTGGCCAGCCTGATGGCGGCAACCAGGCTGTCGATGCGGGCAATGCCGCGGCCGGCAATGTCGAGGGCGGTGCCGTGATCAGGCGAGGTGCGCACGATCGGCAGGCCCAGCGTGACATTGACCCCGCCATGGAAATCGAGCGTTTTGGCCGGGATCAGTACCTGATCATGGTACATGCCGAGCACCGCGTCATAACCGGCGCGGGCTTCGGCATGAAACAGGGTATCGGCGGGCAGAGGGCCGCGGGCATCGATACCGGCTGCCATCAGCATCGCGACCGCCGGCGCCACCACCGCCTTGTCTTCAAGCCCCAGCGCACCATCCTCGCCGGCATGCGGATTGACCCCGGCCAGCGCCAGCCTCGGCCGGGCAATGCCGAAATCGCGGCGCAACGCCTCGGCGGTGATGGTGGCGATCTCGACGATCAGGCCCGGCGTCAGCATCGCGATCGCGCGGATCAGCGGCTCGTGGATCGTCACCGGCACCACCTTGATTGCCGGGCTTGCGATCATCATCACCGGCTTGATGCCGGTGCCGCAGCGGGCTGCCAGATATTCCGTGTGGCCGGGATAGGGAAAGCCGGCGTCGTAGAGGGTCTTCTTCTGAATTGGATTGGTGACGACGCCACCGATCCGGCCGGCCAGTGCCAGCGCCACCGCCCGGTCGAGCGCCTCGACCACCGCGGTCGCGTGGGCCGGGTTTGGGCTGCCGGGCGTGGCCGGATAGGGCAGGCGGACCGGCAGCACCGGCAGGGCACGGCCAAACACCGCCGCGGCATCTTCGGGGGTGGCGATCTCCTCGACCGGCACCGCGGCACCGATGGCACCGGCGATCATGCGCAGCCGCTCAGGGTCGTCCAGGGCAAAGAACACCGGCAGACGCAAGCCCTCGCGCCCGGCCCAGGCGGCAAGCGTCAGCTCGCCACCGACGCCGGCGGGCTCGCCCATGGTGATCGCGAGCGGCAGCCCGCCCCCGGTGTCAGACGCGGACATCGATGAAGGCCTGCCGGCGCAGATCATGCAGATGACGCTGGGCCATGGTGTCGAGCCGCTGGCGGATCAACGCGTCGCGGATGGCGTCGCGATCGGGCAGGCCGGTGATGTCGCCGCTGCGTTCACAGACCATCAGCACCCGGACGGCACCACCGCCGGTGATCGGCGGCGATACCTCGCCGACCCCGAGATTGATCACCGCCTGGCGCAGCGCCGGGGCAAGGTCACCCACGGTCAGGGTGCCCAGATCGGTCTGCGGATCGGCGCCAAGCTCGCTTGCGATCCCCTCGACCGCATCGCACGAATTCAGATCGGCGGTCGCCGCCAGCAGGCGGTCGCCGATGGCACGGGCGGCGGCGGCATCCTCGGGCACCGGCATGGCGATCTGCTTTAGCGCCACCTGGATCTGCGAGGCATCGCCACCGGTGACCTTGCGGCTGTCGGCCACGGCTACGAGGTGATAGCCCTCGGGCGTGCGGATCGGGCCGGAAACGGCACCAGGACGGGCATTGGCCAGAAACGCATCGATCTCGGGCGACAGCTGGCCGGGCAGAACCCAGCCGACATCGCCCGATTGCTGGGCGGTCACACCATCGGAAAACTCGCGGGCCAGAACCGTGAACGGCGTGCCGGCGCGGAGCTGGTCGAGCAGCCGCTCGGCGTTCTGGCGGACCTCGGCCTCGCGATCGGGCGACGGCACGCTCAGCACGATTTCCAGCACGCGAAACTCGGTCTGGCCGGCATTGGCGCGGATGCGGTCGAGCACGGCGTTGATCTCGTCCTCACCGATCACGATCCGCGGGCGAACCTCGCGCGCGACCACCTTCTCCCAGGCGATCTCGGCGCGCAGTCGCTCGGTGACCGTGGAGGGCACGATACCCTGCGCCCGCAGGCTCTGCTGCAGGGTGCCGGGCTGAAAGCTGTTGCGGCTTTCGATCTCGGCTTCGGCGCGCGACATCTCGTCGGCCGAGACGTCCAGGCCCAGGCGGCGCGCGGCCTGCATCTGGATCCGCTCGTCGATCAGCTGCCGCAGAACCTGCGAGGCCAGGCGCTGGCGGGTCTGCTGGTCGTCGGGCAGCTGCGAGGTCTTGACCAGCATGTCCAGCCGCGCGGTCAGGTCGAAGACCGACACGATGTCGTCATTCACCACGGCGGCAACCCGCCCGGCGGTCTGCGCGAGCGCCTGGCCGGGGGCAAGGGCCGCGGCGCCGCCGAGGGCCGTGGTGCCTGCGAATGCGGCGAGGAGCAGAATGCGCAAGGGCTTCATCGAACGTCCTCTGTGCTCGGTCGGGTACATGTCAGTAAGTTCCGCCCAGCGTGCGCAGCACCACCCGGACCAGCACATCGGTCGAGGGCTGCACATCGCGATCGCGCGAGAAGCTGCGGCGGACTTCTGAAACGATATACAGGCAATTGTCGAAGTCCACGGCCACACCGACGCCATGGTCGATCGACCGCTCGTTCTCAAGATCGCGACGCAGGCTGCCGAAAACCTTGAAATCGTCACTGATGTCATAGCCGGCACTGAAATAGACTTCCTCGCGATCGTCGGCGTCCTCCGGCGACAGTTCTTCATCGGCCTGCAGCAGAATATAAGACAGGTCGAAGCTTGCCTGCTGCACGATCCAGGATGCACCAAGATCGGTCCGGCGCGGCTCCAGCGTGTCCTTGTCGAAGCGGAAGCGATAATACAGGTTCAGGTTCGGGTCGGGTGTGACGACAACGCGTCCGACATAATCCGACACCTTGTCGTCCAGACCGCTGCCCGGCGAAAAGGTGTCGTCGGCCCGGGCGCGCAGCGACTGGCCGATCAGGCCGGTGATCTGGCCGCCATCGCCGGTATAATGGCCGAGCCGCATGCCGTAACTCACCCGCGGTCCGCCCTCGACCCGGTCATAGCCGGCGAAACGCTGATTCTCGAACAGATTGGTTTCGTCGAACTCGAAGTCGCGGCTGTCCTCGTTCGGAATCTTCGCAGGGTTGCCGCCATAGGGGCTGAGCACCGCATGCACGATCGGTTCGATCACCTGGCGTGCCGCGCCGTCGGACCGCACCATCGGCAGGCGCCAGTCCAGCGACACCTCAGGCACGACCCGGCCGGTGGTGCCGTCGAAGGTCCGGGTGCCGTCCTGAACGTCGTCGACCATATAGCCATCGCCGCGCAGGCCCGTGGCGACGGTGTAGACGCCACCTTCCGCGCCGATGAAGCTGCGGTTCCAGCCTCCATCCACGGTCATGCGATAGCTGTCGGTGCCCTCGCGCCGGGTCAGGCCGGCAAAGCTCGAATCCAGGCGCCACTGACCGCCCATCGGCCCGGCGCCGGGGGCGCCGAGCTGGTTCCACTGGGCCATGGGCACGGCGATCGGCAGGCGTGACTGGACCTGATCGCTCCGCAATCCCTGAAACCAGTAGCCGGCGATCAGGGCATAATCGCGGCCGTTCAGCTGCTCGGCATACAGCGTCGAGGTCAGCGTCTCGCGATTCGAAATATCATAGACCCGCAGCACGGTGTCGTCGCCGGCCCACATGCCGTCGAAGCCCCAGCGCCAGGTGCGGTTGATGTCGAAACGGCCGCGGCCGGCGATATAGCCGCGGGTGTTGTCACGATCGACATCGTCGCTGGCATCGGCGATCAGCCCTTCCAGCGAGAAGGCGCCTTCATCCAGAACCCGCCGGTATTCCAGGCCGAGGCCGGCGCCCTGATCCGTGGTCCAGATCGGTGTGACCGTGGCGTCGCTCGACGGGTCGATGACGATGTGATAGGGCACGTCGATTCGGCTGCCCAGCGTGCTGTTCGACCGGTAGGTCGGGGCGAGCACGCCGCTTCGACGGTCCACGGTGGGGTCAGGATGGCTGAAATAGGGGGTATAGATCACCGGAACGCCCAGCAGTTCCAGCGTTGCATCGCGATAGACGATGTCGCGGGTCTGTTCGTCATGGGTGACGGTATCGGCCTTCAACTGCCATAGCGGCGGCCGGTCGGGGGTTTCCTCGCAGAGTTCGCAGGCGGTATAGGCAGCCTTGTCCATGCGGGTGAAACGGCCTTCGCGCGTGCTGCCGGCGGCGGCCAGAAGGGTCTGGTCGGCCAGCCTGGCGCGCAGATCGCGGGCGACCCCCTTGGCCAGTTCCTCATCCAGCTGGGCATAGCTTGCAAACAGCACCGAACCGTCGGGCTCGACGATGGCGACATTGCCCTGCGCGGTCACGATGCCGTCGCGCCGGTTATAGGTCAGGGTGTCGGCGCGCACGATCCGCGGCCCCTGCGCCACTTCCACATTGCCGCGGGCGATCACGATGTCGAGCTGATCGGAATATTCGACCTCGTCGGCCTGGATCAGCACCGGTTCGTCGGACGACAGCGACGGCAGCGCCTGGGCGTGAAGCTGCCCCGGTGCGGCGCCGATGAAAAACAGCGCCGCGGCAGCCATCAGCTCCGCGCGCAGACGAGGAAGACGGCCGGGGCGCGGACGGCGGCGGCGGTTACGAGCAGGTCCGGCGACCAAGGCTAGCCGTCCTCCAGATGCATCAGGGTCGCGATTCCGAACAGCGTCGCAACGCCGGCCGGCGTCCAGGCAGCCAACACCACCGGCAGGCCCCCAGATTGGCCCAGAGCATAGACCACGCCTGTCAGGAAATACAGCAGGAAGCCGGTGAAGACGCCGCCCGCGATGGTGACGCCGGCGCCGCCCCGGCGGGTGAAACGCAGGCCGAATGCGGCGGAGGTGATGACCATCGCCACCATCAGCAGCGGCAGGGCCAGCACGGAATGCCAGTACAGTCGATGCTGAACGGCGCTGAAGCCCGCATCACGCAACTGGGCGATAAAGCCGGGCAGGGCCCAGAACGACATCGTCTCAGGATTGGCGAAGCTGTCGAGGATCTGCTCCCGCGTCATCCGGGTCGGCTGGTCGAGCACCGACTGCGTCACCGGAACTTCGTCGGGTGCCGAGATAACGGCATTCTCCAGCCGCCAATGGTCGTCGGTCAGCTGCGCGCGCGTGGCGTCGATGCGGTCCTCGAACACCTCGTTACTGTCATACCGGAAGATGGTGACATTCCCAAGGTCGGTGCCGCCCGCCGCCATCTTCGTGGCATGGATGACGATCGGTTGTCCGTCCAGGCGCTCGCGCAGCCACAGTCCCCCGGGCCCCACCGACAGCAGGCTGGACTGCCCGCCGATATAGCGTGCCTCCAACGCTTCGTAGCGCGCGCTCATCAGGGCCGCCAGCGGATTGAATATGCCGATCAGGAACAGGCCCAGCAACAGGGCCACCCCAAGCGGCGGCCCCATGAACTGCCACACCGACACACCTGCCGCGCGGGCCACCACCAGCTCGTTGCTGCGGGTCAGGCGGGCGAAGGTGATCAATCCGCCGATCAGCACCGCGAACGGCGCGATGCGTTGAATCTGGAACGGGTTCTTCAGCAGTGCCATGCCGATCAGCGTCACCAGATCGGCCTCGCCATTGCCCGATGCCCGGCGCAGCAGCTCGATCAGATCCACCACCAGTACCAGACCGATCACCACGCCCAGAACAAGGCCGACAGATCCCAGCATGTGGCGTGCGAAATACAGGCTGAGCGTGGGCGAGACATGGCGCCGCGGCGTCGACGGCGCACGGCCCGCGCGCAACCGTTGTGGCTGCGGCAGGACGGGGCGGGTGTCGGTCATGGCGTCACCTCGCGACCGTCCTGGCCGGCCTGTGGCGGCGTGGCTGGAATGTGCCGGATCTGTGGCCGCAGCATCAGGCCGAGCGCCACGACCGACGCGCCGATGATGATCAGATAAAGCGGGACGGCCGCCGTCGGCGACGTGACCACCGCCGATGTCAGGGTCAGGCCGGTCAACTGCACCACGATCATGGCCACCGTCGCCACCGCCACGCGCGTCCAGCGGCTGCGGCGGCTGAATTCGCCGCTGAGCAGGGGGCCAAGCGCGATCAGCGTGAAGGCGATGTTGTAAAGCGGCCAGGCCAGTCGCTGATGCAGTTCACCGCGAAGCTCGGCCCGAAATTTGGGCGGCAGCCCCTCTTCGGGGGTCAGCAGTTCGCCGATGAACCGTTCGCGCCGGTCGGGAATAGTGGGCGCCGCATCGCCGGCCACCAATGCCAGATCCACGGTATAGCGGTCGAAATACAGAAAGCTGACCCGGCCGTCGCCGGACCGTTCCTGGCGGTTGCCGTCGACCAGCACGATCCGCTGACCGGTTTCGGTGGGCACGATACCGCCGCGCGCGGCCATCATGGTGACCGGCAGGTCCCTGTCGCGTTCGTCCTGCACCAGAATGCCGGCAAGCTCGCCCGAGGGCAGACGTTCCCGCACGAAAACCGTCAGTCCCGAAACCGGCGTGTTGAAGCGGCCCTCCTGCAGCAGGACCGCCGCGACGTCGCTGCGGATCGACAATTGCAGCTCGCGGAAATCGCGGGCGAAGACCGGCACCAGATAGCTCGACAGCACATAGCCGAACAGTGTGAAGCCCACCGCCAGGGCCACGGCCGGGCGGATCAGCGCCCAGGGGCCCAGGCCCGCCGCCTGCATGACCACCAGTTCGCGATCCGATATCAGCCGCGAGTAGACCGCGATCACCGCACAGAACAGGGCGATCGGCATGATGATCGACAGGAAGGTCGGCAACAGCAATATCGTCAGCTTCACGAAGGTGAAGGCCGACAGGCCGCGGTTGACGATCAGATCCAGGAATCGCACGGATTGCGTCAACCACACCACCGCGACCAGGCCCATGGTAATGGCAAGCGCCGGTAGCAGAAGCTGTCGAAACAGATAGCGTGAAGCGAGGGGCATGGAACCCTTGGTGCGGTAGAGCGCGTTGGTGTGCGCGGGCTGGCGGCGCTTGAGACCACAACGGGCACCTGTCCCGGTTGGTC is a genomic window containing:
- the pdxA gene encoding 4-hydroxythreonine-4-phosphate dehydrogenase PdxA, whose protein sequence is MSASDTGGGLPLAITMGEPAGVGGELTLAAWAGREGLRLPVFFALDDPERLRMIAGAIGAAVPVEEIATPEDAAAVFGRALPVLPVRLPYPATPGSPNPAHATAVVEALDRAVALALAGRIGGVVTNPIQKKTLYDAGFPYPGHTEYLAARCGTGIKPVMMIASPAIKVVPVTIHEPLIRAIAMLTPGLIVEIATITAEALRRDFGIARPRLALAGVNPHAGEDGALGLEDKAVVAPAVAMLMAAGIDARGPLPADTLFHAEARAGYDAVLGMYHDQVLIPAKTLDFHGGVNVTLGLPIVRTSPDHGTALDIAGRGIARIDSLVAAIRLASLMSAARRRAAG
- a CDS encoding peptidylprolyl isomerase: MKPLRILLLAAFAGTTALGGAAALAPGQALAQTAGRVAAVVNDDIVSVFDLTARLDMLVKTSQLPDDQQTRQRLASQVLRQLIDERIQMQAARRLGLDVSADEMSRAEAEIESRNSFQPGTLQQSLRAQGIVPSTVTERLRAEIAWEKVVAREVRPRIVIGEDEINAVLDRIRANAGQTEFRVLEIVLSVPSPDREAEVRQNAERLLDQLRAGTPFTVLAREFSDGVTAQQSGDVGWVLPGQLSPEIDAFLANARPGAVSGPIRTPEGYHLVAVADSRKVTGGDASQIQVALKQIAMPVPEDAAAARAIGDRLLAATADLNSCDAVEGIASELGADPQTDLGTLTVGDLAPALRQAVINLGVGEVSPPITGGGAVRVLMVCERSGDITGLPDRDAIRDALIRQRLDTMAQRHLHDLRRQAFIDVRV
- a CDS encoding LPS-assembly protein LptD, coding for MAAAALFFIGAAPGQLHAQALPSLSSDEPVLIQADEVEYSDQLDIVIARGNVEVAQGPRIVRADTLTYNRRDGIVTAQGNVAIVEPDGSVLFASYAQLDEELAKGVARDLRARLADQTLLAAAGSTREGRFTRMDKAAYTACELCEETPDRPPLWQLKADTVTHDEQTRDIVYRDATLELLGVPVIYTPYFSHPDPTVDRRSGVLAPTYRSNSTLGSRIDVPYHIVIDPSSDATVTPIWTTDQGAGLGLEYRRVLDEGAFSLEGLIADASDDVDRDNTRGYIAGRGRFDINRTWRWGFDGMWAGDDTVLRVYDISNRETLTSTLYAEQLNGRDYALIAGYWFQGLRSDQVQSRLPIAVPMAQWNQLGAPGAGPMGGQWRLDSSFAGLTRREGTDSYRMTVDGGWNRSFIGAEGGVYTVATGLRGDGYMVDDVQDGTRTFDGTTGRVVPEVSLDWRLPMVRSDGAARQVIEPIVHAVLSPYGGNPAKIPNEDSRDFEFDETNLFENQRFAGYDRVEGGPRVSYGMRLGHYTGDGGQITGLIGQSLRARADDTFSPGSGLDDKVSDYVGRVVVTPDPNLNLYYRFRFDKDTLEPRRTDLGASWIVQQASFDLSYILLQADEELSPEDADDREEVYFSAGYDISDDFKVFGSLRRDLENERSIDHGVGVAVDFDNCLYIVSEVRRSFSRDRDVQPSTDVLVRVVLRTLGGTY
- the lptG gene encoding LPS export ABC transporter permease LptG translates to MTDTRPVLPQPQRLRAGRAPSTPRRHVSPTLSLYFARHMLGSVGLVLGVVIGLVLVVDLIELLRRASGNGEADLVTLIGMALLKNPFQIQRIAPFAVLIGGLITFARLTRSNELVVARAAGVSVWQFMGPPLGVALLLGLFLIGIFNPLAALMSARYEALEARYIGGQSSLLSVGPGGLWLRERLDGQPIVIHATKMAAGGTDLGNVTIFRYDSNEVFEDRIDATRAQLTDDHWRLENAVISAPDEVPVTQSVLDQPTRMTREQILDSFANPETMSFWALPGFIAQLRDAGFSAVQHRLYWHSVLALPLLMVAMVITSAAFGLRFTRRGGAGVTIAGGVFTGFLLYFLTGVVYALGQSGGLPVVLAAWTPAGVATLFGIATLMHLEDG